Proteins from a single region of Bradyrhizobium diazoefficiens:
- the nuoG gene encoding NADH-quinone oxidoreductase subunit NuoG — protein sequence MTKLIIDGKEIDVPAEYTLLQACEAAGAEIPRFCYHERLSIAGNCRMCLVEVKGGPKPVASCAWGVRDCRPGPKGEPPEISTRSPMVKKAREGVMEFLLINHPLDCPICDQGGECDLQDQAMGYGVDTSRFAENKRAVEDKYLGALVKTSMNRCIQCTRCVRFSAEVAGAPEMGATGRGEDMEITTYLEHALTSELQGNLVDICPVGALTSKPYAFAARPWELGKTQSIDVMDGVGSAIRVDTRGREVMRILPRINEAVNEEWISDKTRHVVDGLRTQRLDRPYIREAGKLRAASWPEAFAAIAAKAARTDGKRIGAIAGDLAGVEEMFALKDLLAKFDSANLAVQGGDAFDPALGRGSYIFNPTLAGVEQADALLIVGANPRKEAAVFNARIRKRWRAGGFKVGVIGAKADLTYDYDYLGAGSETLSELAAGKHSFMDVLKNAKNPVILVGAGATSRRDGAAILASAAKLAFDVGAVKDGWNGFGVLHETASRVGALDIGFVAGQGGLNAAQMTTFGTLDLLFLLGADEIKAPDGTFVVYIGTHGDRGAHRADVILPAAAYTEKSAIYVNTEGRVQMTGRAAFPPGEAREDWAIIRALSEALGKKLGYDSLAALRQALFNAVPHLIRLDQIEAGSADQIRKLAGKGGTPEKAPFKAVIEDFYLTNPIARASAVMAECSRLASGQMLTAAE from the coding sequence ATGACGAAGCTCATCATCGACGGCAAAGAGATCGATGTTCCCGCCGAATACACGCTGCTTCAGGCGTGCGAGGCGGCTGGCGCCGAGATTCCGCGCTTCTGCTACCACGAGCGGCTGTCGATCGCCGGCAATTGCCGGATGTGCCTCGTCGAGGTGAAGGGCGGCCCGAAGCCGGTCGCGAGCTGCGCCTGGGGCGTGCGCGACTGCCGTCCGGGCCCCAAGGGCGAGCCGCCGGAAATTTCCACGCGTTCGCCGATGGTGAAGAAGGCACGCGAAGGCGTGATGGAATTCCTTCTGATCAACCATCCGCTGGACTGCCCGATCTGCGATCAGGGCGGCGAATGCGACCTGCAAGACCAGGCGATGGGCTATGGTGTCGACACCAGCCGCTTTGCCGAGAACAAGCGCGCGGTCGAGGACAAATATCTCGGCGCGCTGGTCAAGACCTCGATGAACCGCTGCATCCAGTGCACGCGCTGCGTCCGCTTCTCGGCGGAAGTCGCCGGCGCCCCCGAGATGGGCGCGACGGGACGCGGCGAGGACATGGAGATCACGACCTATCTTGAGCACGCGCTGACGTCCGAACTGCAAGGCAATCTCGTCGACATCTGCCCGGTCGGCGCGCTGACCTCGAAGCCCTATGCCTTCGCGGCGCGCCCGTGGGAGCTCGGCAAGACCCAGTCGATCGACGTCATGGACGGCGTCGGATCGGCGATCCGCGTCGATACCCGCGGCCGCGAGGTGATGCGCATTCTTCCGCGCATCAACGAGGCCGTGAACGAGGAGTGGATCTCCGACAAGACCCGCCACGTCGTCGACGGCCTGCGCACCCAGCGGCTCGACCGGCCCTATATCCGCGAAGCCGGCAAGCTGCGTGCGGCGAGCTGGCCCGAGGCCTTCGCCGCGATCGCCGCCAAGGCGGCGCGTACCGACGGCAAGCGTATCGGCGCGATCGCCGGTGACCTCGCCGGCGTCGAAGAAATGTTCGCGCTGAAGGATCTCTTGGCAAAATTCGACTCGGCCAATCTGGCGGTGCAGGGCGGCGATGCCTTCGATCCCGCGCTTGGCCGTGGCTCCTACATCTTCAACCCGACGCTCGCAGGCGTCGAGCAGGCTGATGCGCTGCTCATCGTCGGCGCCAATCCGCGGAAAGAGGCGGCGGTGTTCAACGCCCGCATCCGCAAACGCTGGCGTGCCGGCGGCTTCAAGGTCGGTGTGATTGGCGCCAAAGCCGATCTCACTTACGACTATGACTATCTCGGCGCGGGCAGTGAGACGCTCAGCGAGCTCGCGGCCGGCAAGCACTCCTTCATGGATGTGCTGAAGAACGCCAAGAATCCAGTCATTCTGGTCGGCGCGGGCGCGACGTCGCGTCGCGACGGCGCCGCCATTCTCGCAAGCGCCGCCAAGCTCGCGTTCGACGTCGGCGCGGTGAAGGACGGCTGGAACGGCTTCGGCGTGCTGCACGAGACCGCCTCGCGTGTCGGTGCGCTCGACATCGGCTTCGTTGCCGGTCAAGGCGGGCTGAACGCCGCACAGATGACGACCTTCGGCACGCTCGATCTGCTGTTCCTGCTCGGTGCCGACGAGATCAAGGCGCCGGATGGCACTTTCGTGGTCTATATCGGCACCCACGGCGACCGCGGCGCGCACCGCGCTGACGTGATCCTGCCGGCGGCCGCCTACACCGAGAAGTCCGCGATCTACGTCAACACCGAAGGCCGCGTGCAGATGACCGGCCGCGCCGCGTTCCCGCCGGGCGAAGCCCGCGAGGACTGGGCGATCATCCGCGCGTTGTCGGAAGCGCTCGGCAAGAAGCTCGGCTACGACTCGCTCGCAGCGCTGCGCCAGGCGCTCTTCAATGCGGTGCCGCATCTGATCCGGCTCGACCAGATCGAGGCGGGCTCCGCCGACCAGATCAGGAAGCTGGCGGGGAAGGGCGGCACGCCGGAGAAGGCGCCGTTCAAGGCTGTTATCGAGGACTTCTATTTGACCAACCCAATCGCGCGGGCGTCCGCCGTGATGGCGGAATGCTCGCGGCTTGCCTCCGGGCAGATGCTGACCGCAGCGGAGTGA
- the nuoH gene encoding NADH-quinone oxidoreductase subunit NuoH, which yields MEFFESAFWTGFLWPLIIMVAESLLVLVVLLVAIAYILLADRKIWAAVQIRRGPNVVGPWGLFQSFADLLKFVLKEPIIPAGANKGVFLLAPLVSCVLALAAWAVIPTNLGWVISDINVGILFIFAISSLSIYGIIMAGWSSNSKYPFLAALRSAAQMVSYEVSIGFVIITVLLCAGTLNLSGVVEAQKLHGFANLIGLPQLSILNWYVWPLFPMFVVFYVSALAETNRPPFDLVEAESELVAGFMVEYGSTPYLLFMLGEYVAIVTMCAMATILFLGGWLPPVDLPPFNWVPGIIWFSLKVFFMFFLFAMAKAIVPRYRYDQLMRLGWKVFLPLSLAMVVVVAGVLQFAGIAPK from the coding sequence ATGGAATTCTTCGAAAGCGCATTCTGGACCGGCTTCCTCTGGCCGCTGATCATCATGGTCGCGGAGAGCCTGCTGGTGCTCGTCGTCTTGCTGGTCGCGATCGCCTACATCCTGCTTGCAGACCGCAAGATCTGGGCGGCGGTGCAGATCCGCCGCGGCCCGAACGTGGTCGGGCCCTGGGGCCTGTTCCAGTCCTTCGCCGACCTCTTGAAGTTCGTGCTGAAGGAGCCGATCATTCCCGCCGGCGCCAACAAGGGCGTGTTTCTCCTTGCTCCCTTGGTCTCGTGCGTGCTCGCGCTCGCGGCCTGGGCGGTGATCCCGACCAATCTCGGCTGGGTGATCTCCGACATCAATGTCGGCATCCTCTTCATCTTCGCGATCTCGTCGCTGTCGATCTACGGCATCATCATGGCCGGCTGGTCGTCAAATTCGAAATACCCGTTTCTGGCCGCGCTGCGCTCGGCGGCACAGATGGTGTCTTACGAGGTCTCGATCGGCTTCGTGATCATCACGGTGTTGCTCTGCGCCGGCACGCTGAATCTCTCGGGCGTGGTCGAGGCGCAGAAGCTGCACGGGTTTGCGAACCTGATCGGCTTGCCGCAACTCTCGATCCTGAACTGGTACGTCTGGCCGCTGTTCCCGATGTTCGTGGTGTTCTACGTCTCGGCGCTGGCGGAGACCAACCGTCCGCCGTTCGACCTGGTCGAGGCGGAATCGGAGCTCGTTGCCGGCTTCATGGTCGAATACGGCTCGACGCCGTATCTGCTGTTCATGCTCGGCGAGTACGTTGCGATCGTCACGATGTGCGCGATGGCGACCATCCTGTTCCTCGGAGGCTGGCTGCCGCCGGTGGACCTGCCGCCCTTCAACTGGGTGCCGGGGATCATCTGGTTCTCGCTCAAAGTGTTCTTCATGTTCTTCCTGTTCGCGATGGCGAAGGCGATCGTGCCGCGCTACCGCTACGACCAACTGATGCGCCTCGGCTGGAAGGTATTCCTGCCGCTGTCGCTGGCGATGGTGGTCGTGGTGGCCGGTGTGCTGCAATTCGCCGGCATCGCACCGAAGTGA